The Magnolia sinica isolate HGM2019 chromosome 9, MsV1, whole genome shotgun sequence genome contains a region encoding:
- the LOC131255597 gene encoding uncharacterized protein LOC131255597 isoform X1 codes for MRADLHWNRRLEDLEQLTNLQDELLDAASLLVKPGGTLVYSTCSIDPEENEERVAAFLLKHPDFIIDVADRYVPPDFVTDKGFFFSNPVKHRLDGSFAARLVVLYVDHKMNPG; via the exons ATG AGAGCGGACTTACATTGGAACAGGAGATTAGAGGATTTGGAACAGTTGACAAATTTACAAGATGAGCTCCTTGATGCAGCTTCATT ATTAGTGAAGCCTGGAGGGACACTAGTGTACAGTACTTGTTCCATTGATCCTGAAGAGAATGAGGAGAGAGTGGCTGCCTTTCTCCTCAAGCATCCG GATTTCATTATAGATGTTGCTGATAGGTACGTCCCACCTGATTTTGTTACGGACAAagggttcttcttctccaacccAGTCAAACATCGTCTTGATGGATCATTTGCGGCCCGCCTGGTGGTCCTATATGTAGACCACAAGATGAACCCTGG TTAG
- the LOC131255076 gene encoding putative F-box protein At1g49610 — protein sequence MMKDRISDLPDFLIHEILSHLEMKDVVKTSVLSASWKHVWTQTPVLNFKHDHDIGFVNRYRSVEDFFRFVCCSLALHKCPKIHRIQLSFDYSTYQDYYDKEIDGLIHFAIARKASELKLDKLPGLYVLNLSLLEMGSLEVLKLHRCTIELPPPTFKGFRNLKMLPLSNVYFNGGDVEELLACSPILESLTVIEYGNDIRIPASLNGQLKHLSLKGEYELDICASNLLSLDISMVIDNFKYSPESASSLTDVSLDFQFFHKQNCFITRSEDRMMQEILKDVHRARVLKLHGCCIQVSPPISMHKCLVIESALKMWELPGIASLLKSSPDLQSLVIKEIHGYLYLDQTLMYRHESVKKGYLESRFSCLLHRLKTIKISGLTKGMFVLKNIKGKIQLVKVLLKHAVVLEKMTIHITHKSDSCDEDKVNLSRSLSKLGRKVQAFDKASTRAEVLFLYDFDQ from the exons ATGATGAAGGATCGGATTAGTGATTTACCAGACTTTCTTATCCATGAAATCCTTTCTCATTTAGAGATGAAGGACGTAGTAAAAACCAGCGTACTTTCTGCTAGTTGGAAGCACGTTTGGACGCAAACGCCAGTTCTCAACTTCAAGCATGACCACGACATAGGATTTGTTAATAGATATAGATCAGTTGAGGATTTCTTCCGCTTCGTCTGCTGTTCGCTTGCTCTCCACAAATGCCCAAAGATCCACAGAATCCAGCTCTCCTTCGACTATTCTACATACCAAGATTACTATGACAAAGAAATTGATGGGTTGATCCACTTTGCGATTGCGCGAAAAGCCAGTGAGCTCAAACTAGATAAGTTACCCGGCCTCTACGTTCTAAACCTCTCTCTACTTGAGATGGGGTCACTAGAGGTTTTAAAGCTTCACCGTTGCACAATCGAACTCCCTCCTCCAACTTTCAAAGGCTTCAGAAACCTTAAGATGTTGCCCCTCTCAAATGTGTATTTTAATGGTGGCGATGTGGAAGAGCTCTTGGCTTGCTCTCCAATACTTGAATCTTTGACAGTCATAGAATATGGTAATGATATCAGAATTCCTGCTTCTTTGAATGGGCAGCTTAAGCACTTATCTTTGAAAGGAGAATATGAGTTGGATATTTGTGCCTCAAACCTTTTATCATTGGACATCTCTATGGTAATCGACAATTTTAAATATTCGCCGGAAAGTGCATCTTCACTAACTGATGTGTCccttgattttcaattttttcataaaCAAAATTGCTTTATCACAAGAAGTGAGGATAGAATGATGCAGGAGATTCTGAAAGATGTCCATCGTGCTAGAGTTCTTAAACTACATGGTTGTTGCATTCAG GTATCACCTCCTATCTCTATGCATAAGTGTTTGGTGATAGAGTCAGCATTGAAAATGTGGGAACTTCCTGGTATAGCTTCTTTGTTGAAGAGTTCACCTGATCTTCAGAGCCTTGTAATTAAGGAAATTCATGGATACCTATAT TTGGATCAGACATTAATGTACAGACATGAGTCTGTTAAAAAAGGATATTTGGAATCACGATTCTCTTGTCTTCTACATCGCCTCAAGACTATCAAGATATCTGGCCTCACTAAGGGGATGTTTGTTCTCAAGAATATCAAAGGCAAAATACAACTTGTGAAAGTCTTGTTAAAGCATGCTGTGGTCCTAGAGAAAATGACTATCCACATCACTCATAAATCAGATTCTTGTGATGAGGATAAGGTAAACTTGTCAAGATCACTCTCAAAGTTGGGGAGAAAAGTTCAAGCTTTTGACAAAGCCTCTACTCGCGCAGAAGTATTGTTCTTGTATGATTTcgatcaatga
- the LOC131255597 gene encoding uncharacterized protein LOC131255597 isoform X2, with product MSSLMQLHLKPGGTLVYSTCSIDPEENEERVAAFLLKHPDFIIDVADRYVPPDFVTDKGFFFSNPVKHRLDGSFAARLVVLYVDHKMNPG from the exons ATGAGCTCCTTGATGCAGCTTCATT TGAAGCCTGGAGGGACACTAGTGTACAGTACTTGTTCCATTGATCCTGAAGAGAATGAGGAGAGAGTGGCTGCCTTTCTCCTCAAGCATCCG GATTTCATTATAGATGTTGCTGATAGGTACGTCCCACCTGATTTTGTTACGGACAAagggttcttcttctccaacccAGTCAAACATCGTCTTGATGGATCATTTGCGGCCCGCCTGGTGGTCCTATATGTAGACCACAAGATGAACCCTGG TTAG